The genomic stretch GTCGACCCTCTGGGAGGGGACCCTGCTCGCGCGACCGGTGAGGCGGCTGGAATGTACGTGTGCCACTGCAACGTGGTGACCGACCGCGACATCCTCGAGTCCATCGCCAACGGCGCCCGATGCGTCGCCGACGTCGCCCGCGACACCGGAGCCGGCCGCACCTGCGGGAACTGCATCTCCTCGCTGCGCGAGCTCGTGTGCCAGCATTGCCCGGTCCGTGCCGAGCGCCGTGCTGAGACTGCGGCCGAGCCAGAACTGGGAGTCGCTGGTGCAGCCCGTTAGCCCCCGCGTGGTCGAACTGCTCAACGATGCTCTGACCTTCGAGCTGACCGTCACCAACACGTACTTTCTGAACGCCCGCATGCTCGACGCCTGGGGTCTGCCCAAGCTCGGCAAGGTCTTCTACGACCTGTCCATCGACGAGATGCGCGACGCCGACGACCTGATCCAGCGCGTGCTGCTCTTCGACGGTCACCCGAACGTCCAGCGGCTGGGCGCGATCCGGGTCGGCGAGACGGCCGAGGAGATGCTGGTCCTCGCGCTCGACAGCGAGAAGGCCGCGGTCGCGCAGTTCAACGCGTCGGCGCAGGAGTGCCACGACCTCGGCGACCACGGCACCGCCGCGGTGTTCGAGGAGATGGTCCGCGACGAGGAGAAGCACGCCGACTGGTTCGAGGCCCAGCTCGCGGCCATCGAGCGGGTCGGGTCGCCCCAGTACCTCGCCGCGCAGATCTCCACCGAGACGCCCTGACCGGCGGACGGACCCCGGTGCCGCAGCACCGGGGTCCGTCCGCCCGTCAGCCCAGCCGGTCGCCGAGGTCCTCGAGGATCAGCGTCGCGGCGGTGAGCCCGATGCCGGTGTAGAAGACGTCGTCCTCGACGGCGAGCGCGCGGCCGTCCCGGACGGCACCGAGCCGCGGCCACAACGGTCCGCCCAGGACGGCCGCCTCGCCGGAGTCCCGCGCCTCGCCGTACGACGAGTACAGGACGATTTCCGCGTCGGCCCGGGTGAGCTCCTCCGCGCTCAGCTCGGCGAACGTCGGCACCTCGGCGGTGGGCAGCTCCAGCTGGTCCAGGCCGATGTCGGCGAGCACGGTGCCGATGAACGACTCCGGCGTGTACACACGGATCGCGCCCTCGACGAACCGCACCGCGCTCACCGTCGTGCCGGAGGGCTCGCCGATCGCCTCACCGAGGTCGGCCGCGGCCGTCTCGTACTCGTCGAGAGCCGCCTGCGCCTCGTCCTCGCGGCCGAGTGCCTCGGCGGCCAGCGCGACGTTCTCCTTCCAGACCGCACCCACCCGCTCGGCGAACACCGTCGGCGCGATCTGCGACAGCTCGTCGTAGAGCTCCTGGTGCCGCACCTTGTTCGACAGGATCAGGTCGGGCTCGAGCGCCGCGATGGCCTCCAGGTTCGGTTCGCCGATCGTGCCCACGCGTTCGACGTCGGCTGCGCCCTCCGCCAGGTAGCTGAGGAAGCCGGACGACACGTCGGTGGTGACGGCGCCGACCGGCGTCACGCCCAGCGAGAGCGCCGAGTCCAGTTCCCCCGTGTCGAGGACGACGACGCGCTCGGGCCGCTGCGCGATCTCGGTCTCCCCCATCGCGTGCTGCACGGTGCGGGGGAAGGCGGCGTCCTCGGCCGCGGTCGAAGTGGTCCCCGGGTCGGACTCGGCGGCGCTGGCGCAGGCCGGGAGCGCGAGGACGGCGACGAGGGCGAGCGCGCCGCGGGTGTGGGAGGTCAAGCCGGCTCCTTCTCGAGGTCGCCGCGCGTCGGTGGGGCGGCGACTGGATCTGCGACGCGGCCCTGTGCGAGACTGACCGCGAGCCAGGTGAGGCTAACCTAAGTAGGGCCGTCGGCGACCGCCGGCCACCGACCGGGAAGAGGACGCATGACCGTCGAGGCGCTGCAGATCCCGGTCTACCGGCCGTTCGCCGCCCGGGTCTGGCGGCTGCAGCGGCTGAGCCCGAGCTTCCTGCGCGTGACGTTCACCGGGTCCGACCTCGATCAGTGCGCGCCGAACGGCTTCGACCAGCGGATCAAGGTGCTGCTGCCGGTCCCCGGCCACGGCCTGGCCGACTGCCCCACCGGCGGTGACTGGTACGGCGAGTGGCGGGCCCTGCCCGACGAGCGCCGGCAGCCGATGCGCACCTACACGGTCCGCCACTGGCGGCCCGGGCCGGGCGGAACGGGCACTGCCGAGCTGGACGTCGACTTCGTGCTGCACGGCTCGACCGGTCCGGCGTCGGCCTGGGCCGAGCGCGCCGCGGTCGGCGACGAGGTGGCGCTGGTCGCCCCGAACGCGCACTTCCCCGGCCCCACGGGCGGCTTCGAGTGGCGTCCGCCGGCCGGCGCCTCGTGCCTGCTGCTCGCCGGGGACGAGACCGCCGTCCCCGCCATCTGCGCCATCGCCGAATCGCTGTCCCCGGGTCAGCGGGCGCGCATCCTGCTCGAGGTGCCGACCGCCGCCGACGTCCTCCCGCTGACGGTGGCCGACGGCGTCGAGGTCACGTGGCTGCCGCGCTGGCCGGCCGACGCCGCCGTCCCGGCGCCGCACGGGCAGCTGCTCACCGCCGCCGTCGTGGCCGCGGTGCGGGACCTGCCCGCCGCCCGGATCCCCGCTCCGGTCACGCCGCTGGACGACAGCGACATCGACGTCGACACGGGGATCCTCTGGGAGGTACCGGAGGACGGCGTCGGCTCGTCGGGCCGCTACGCCTGGCTCGCCGGCGAGGCCGGCATGGTCAAGGGCCTGCGCCGGCACCTGGTCCAGGAGGCGGGCTACGACCGGATGTCGGTCGCGTTCATGGGCTACTGGCGCCGGGGCCGCGTCAGCGACTGACCGACTCCGTTTGACACCCTGTCACCGACCGGTGTCACATGGAGCGATGACCGCCGATGACGTCCTGGCCATGGACGGACTCAGCATCATCGGCACCGTGGGGTTCTTCGTCCCCGCCGCGGTGCTGATCGCCCTGGTCGTCGGCGCCGTCGTGCGCGACCGGCGGCTGTCGGCGCAGCAGGAGGCCGCCGACGCCGAGCGCGCCGCCTTCGAGCGCGAGGCGATCAACGATCCCCCTCGAGCTGACTGAGCGCCTGCTCCAGCGCCGCCTCCACCGCCGCGGCCATCTCGGACCGGAACGCCGCCAGCACCGCCTGCGCCGCGACCGGCTGCAACCGCGCGACGGTGTCCCGCACGCGCTCGAGCTGCTCCGGGGGCGCACCGGCGTCGACGAACGCCTTCCACCCGGTCTGCACGAACATGCGGACGTAGGTCTGGGCGATCTCCCGGACGTGCTCGTTCACCGTGGTCTGGGCGTCGATGAGGTCGTCCGGGGGAACGCCGAGCCCCACCACCTGGAGGCCGGCGGTGAGCAGTGCCGGGTCCAGCACGCGCAGGGTTCCGTCGCCGCGGCGTTCGAGGATGCCCAGCTCGGCCAGCCGGTCGACCAGCCGCGAGTCCTCCGGCACGCCCGCCCGCGCCGCCAGCTCGGCACCGGTCGTCTCCTCCGGCTCGGGCGGCAGCCAGGGCGCCAGCAGCGCACGGTGCAGGGCCAGCGTCGCCGAGCTGGCCGTGGCCGGCGCCGAGTCGAGGGTGCGCTCGATCATCGCCAGCGAGTAGCCCTCGGCCAGCATCTCGCGGACCAGCAGCAGCCGGGCGATGTGCTCCCGGCCGTAGTAGCCGGTGCGGCCCACCATGCGCGGTGGCGGCAGCAGACCGCGTGCCGAGTACGCGCGGACGTTGCGCACGGTGACGCCGACGCGCGCCGCCAGCTCGTCGACCGTCAACTCCCGGTCGTCGCCCGACTGCTCCCCCACGGTGGCCACGGACACATCGTCGTCACCGTGACCCCCGGATAAACAGATCGTTCTATGTATCAGTTGGTGATGTCACCGTGATGGGTGTTCCATAGCCGTCATGGCCAAGAGGGGGTCTCGTGCTGCTCGCTGCTGACAACCGTCCCGCCGGGGGCGCCGCGATCGGTGAGGTCATCCTCGCCACGGCCCTCGGGCTCGGCCTGACCGCGCTGCTGCTGGGGCTGGTCTTCCTGCACCGCACCCGCAGGTCGACGGTCCTGACCCGCATCGGCACCCGGCTGGGCACGGCCACCCGGGTCCCCGCCTGGGTGGCGTTGCCGACGGTCCTGACCACTGTCTCGCTGCTCGTCGCCCTCCTGGGCATGCTCTGGGACATCGCCCTGCACATCGGCGTCGGCCGCGACGAGGGCCCGTTGGCCAACCCGGCGCACTTCCTCATCCTCTTCGGCCTCTTCGGGGTCTTCGCCGGCGGCGTGCTGGCCTGCGCCATGCCGCTGGACGAGAAGCCCGGCCCCGCGGCCATCCGCTTCCTCGAGGGCTGGCACGTGCCGGTCGGCGGCATCCTGCTCACCGCCGCCGGGTTCTACGCGCTGCTGGGCTTCCCCCTGGACGACGTCTGGCACCGGATGTTCGGCCAGGACGTCACGCTGTGGGGGCCCACGCACCTGATGCTCATCGGCGGCGCGGGGCTGTCGATCATCGGACTGCTGGTGCTCGAGCAGGAAGGCCACGGCGGCCTGTCCACCGACGACGGCGACCGCAAGGTGGGCTCCATCGCGCGCTTCGTCCGGCAGGCCATGGCGATGGGTGGCCTGCTGCTCGGCATGTCGGTGTTCCAGGGCGAGTACGACTTCGACGTCCCCCAGTTCCGGTTGGTGCTGGAGCCGTTCATGATCGCCGGCGCCGCGGGCATCGCCCTGGTCGCCGCCCGGCTGTTCATGGGCCGCGGCGGCGCGCTCGCCGCCGCCGCGTTCTTCCTGGTGGTGCGCGGCGGGATCGCGCTGATCGTCGGACCGGCCTTCGGCGAGATCCTCCCGACGTTCCCCCTGTACCTCGGCTCGGCGATCGTGGTCGAGCTGCTCGCCCTGTCGGTGCCGCTGGTCCGCCGCCCGCTGGTGTTCGGGGCCGTGGCCGGCGCCGGCATCGGCACGCTCGGCCACGCCACGGAATGGGGCTGGACGCAGTTCACCCAGACCCTGTCGTGGAACAGCGACATCCTGGTCGAGGGCACGCTCATGGCCATCGGGGGTGGCGTGGCCGGCGGCCTGCTCGGCGCCCTGCTCGCCTCCGGCCTGCGCCGCCGGCTCCCCCGCCCGGCGGTGGCGCGCACCGTCCTCGTCGGCTGCCTCGCGCTGATCGCCGTCTGCGTCACCAACGGCCTGCTGGCCACCGTGCCGGAGGACGTCGACGCCACCTTCGCCATCGAGGACGTCCAGGACGACCCGCGGACGGCTAACATCAGCGTGCAGCTCGACCCGGCGGACGTTGTCGACGATCCGGCGTGGGTGCAGATCACCTCGTGGCAGGGCGACGGCCTGGTCGTGAACGCCCTCGAGCAGACCGGTGAGGGCGCCTACCGCACGACCGAGCCGATCCCGATCCACGGCACGTGGAAGGCGCTGCTGCGCGTGCACGACGGCCGCACCCTCACCGCGTTCGCGATCTACCTGCCGGAGGACGCCGCCCTCGGCGAGGACGAGATCCCGGCCGAGGACGGGATGACCCGCCCGGCGATCCCCGAGATCGACATCCTCCAGCGCGAGCTCAAGAACTCCGGCGGCGGGGTGTGGACGGTGGCCAACCTGGTCGTGCTGTTCTGCACGCTCGCCCTGATCGCCGCGATCTCGTGGGGCGTCGGCCGCTACTCCCGCCGGGCCAGCGTCCGCGAGCCCTATCCGGACGCGCCGGCGGACCCGCCGGTGGAGGACACCCGGACGGCGAGCGGCCTCGGCCAGGCCTGACCTCCCGTCCCCGAGAACCCGGAGTACCGCACGTGCGTTTCCCCTCCCCGTTGCTGCTCGCTGCCCTGCTCGCCGTCGTCGTCGGTGCGACGGGGTGTGCCGGCACCGACGCCGCCGAGACGTCGTCCGCCCCCTCGTCGTCCTCCTCGACCGCCTCCTCGACCGCCTCGGCACCGTCGACGTCCGCCGCGCCGAGCAGCGCGGCGGCGTCCGACGGCTCGCAGCGCATCGAGGTCCAGGTCGCCGGCGGCCGGGTCAGCGGCGACAGCGGGCGGGTGCCGGTCGCCCTCGGCGCGCCCGTGACACTCGTCATCACCAGCGACGTCGCCGACGAGGCGCACGTCCACGGCTACGACCTCCTCGCCGAGCTCGCGCCCGGCCGGCCGGCGGAGCTGTCGTTCGACGCCACGATCCCCGGGGTGTTCGAGGTCGAACTGCACGACGCCGGGACGGTGCTGCTCACGCTGCAGGTTCAGTGACGCCGCTGGCCCACGGGGTGGGGTCGCGCACCGACCTGCCCATCCCGCTCGGCCTGGCGCTGTACGGCGCCGGGGCCGCCATCCTGATCAGCTTCGCGGTCCTGCTGCTCTTCTGGCGCACCCCCAGGCTGGGCGGCAGCTCGTCGGGCCGCCCGTTGCCGGACGCCGTCCAGCGGCTGGCCGACAGGTCCCTCGTGCGGGGCGCACTGCAGGCGCTCGCTCTCGCCGCCGCCGTGCTCGTCATCGCGGTCGCGCTCGCCGGGCCGGCCGAGACCGACCGGAACCTGGCGCCGTGGGCCCTGTACGTCACCTTCTGGGTCGGCCTGGTGCCGGCCAGTCTGCTGCTCGGGCCGGTGTGGCGGGTGGCCAACCCATTGCGGCTGCTGCACCGCGGGCTCGCCGTCGTCCTCCCCCGACCACGCGGCGCCGACCGGTTACCCCGGCTGGGTCTGTGGCCGGCCGCGGTCTCGCTGGCGGTGTTCCTGTGGCTCGAGCTCGTCTACCCGGGGCGGGCGGAACCGGCGACCGTCGCCGTGTTCCTCATCGGCTACGCCGTCGTCCAACTGGCGCTCGCGGCGTGGTTCGGCGAGGAGTGGTTCGCCCGCGGCGACGGGTTCGAGGTCTACTCGGCGCTGATCGCGCGGCTGTCCCCGTGGGGACGACGGGACGACGGCCGGCTGGTGCTGCGCAGCCCGCTCGCCAACGCGAGCGCCGCGCCGCGGGAGCGCGGGCTCGCCGCGGTGGTCGTGGTGCTGCTCGGCTCCACCGCCTTCGACGGCCTGTCGCGGACGGTGTTCTGGCAGACCGGTCCCGGCGCGGCGAACGACACGCTGTCGGGCACCCTCGGGCTCGCCGCCTCGATCGCGCTGGTGGCCGTGCTGTACGTGTCCGGGGCACGGCTGTCGGGCCGCATGGCGGGGCAGCCCGGCGACGTCCAGCCGCGGCGGTACGCCGGCACCGTCATCCCCATCGCGCTCGGCTACACCGTGGCGCACTACTTCAGCCTGCTCGTGCTCGACGGCCAGAAGACGTGGATCCTCGCCAGCAATCCGTTCGGAGTCCCCGGCGTCGATCTCTTCGGCACCTACGGCAACCGGGTCGACCTGACCGCGGTCAGCACCGATGCGATCGCGCTGGTCCAGGTCGGGGCCGTCGTCCTGGGACACGTCCTGGGGGTCACGCTCGCGCACGAACGGGCACTGCTCTCGGCCCGGCGGGCCCGCGCGTCCGACCAGCTCCCCCTGGTGGTGGTCATGGTGCTGTTCACCGTCGGCGGTCTGGGGCTGCTGTTCGGCTTCTGACCTGCCCGGCCAGCAGCGGCCACCGGGTCATACGGACGGGTGACGGCGGCCGGTCTCGGCTACAGATCCCGCGCGGGGCTACCGATGGGAACAGTGCCTTGACCGGCGCCATCGGGGTCCGCTGCCCCGCCGAGCGGAAGGACCGCTCACGTGATCGCTGTGACCTGCCGCAACGGTGAGCACTTCTCCCTCGACCCGGGGACGATCGCGCGCGTCGAGACCGACCCCGATACCGTCGTCCATCTCGTCGACGGCACGAAGTACGTCGTGGACCTCACCTTCGACCAGCTCCTGCGCGTCGTCTCCGAGCACCGCGCCACGCTGCTCGTCGCGCAGAAGCGCCTGGCCGGCGGTGTCGCCGAGATCGCCGAGCACGCGACGCACGTCCGGCAGTCGACCATGCGGGTGGAGCGACGGCAGTACCGCAGGGACGGCGACGAGCCGCACGGCAGCCCGGCCGACCGGGCAGTGCCTCCGCACGACGCCGAGGCCTGACCCCGCTCAGTCGTCGTCCCCGTCGCCCTCGTCGTCGTCGCCGTTCCCCTCGCCACCGTTCCCGCGGCCCTCCCCGCCGTTGCCACGACCCGGCTCGCCGTTCCCGTTGCCGTTCCCGTTGCCGTTCCCGTTGCCGTTGCCGTTGCCGTTGCCCTGCGGCTCGGGCTCCGGCGCGACGGCGTACGACAGGGTGACCAGGGTGTCGGGCTCGAGCTCCCCCTCCGGCGTCACCGCGGTGACCAGACCGGGCGCCGGCTCGGCGAGGACCACCGGGGCCAGTTCGACCCGCAGCCCGCGGGCGAGCAGATCGGCCTGCACCTGCTCGACCGGCAGCCCCACCAGGTCCGCCGCCACCACGTCCACGGTCGGCGGCGGTTGTGGGCTGGAGGTCGTCGGCGCGGCGGAGGTGCCGCCGTCGTCCGGCGGCGTGGGGTTGCCGCGCAGCAGGCCGACGACGACCGCGACGAGGACCAGGGCGGCCAGCGCGCCCAGCAGCAGCGGCACGGGCAGCCGCCGTCGGGTGCGGGACGCGGCAGGCGGAGCGGCCGGCGCACCCCCGTGAGGACGGGCACCGGCAGCACCGCGGTACCAGTGCCCCCGACCCGGCCGATGGGGGCGGTCGCCCCGCCGTCGGTCGTCTCGTCGACGGCCGCGCGCAGCGCCGCGCCGTCCGGGAACCGCAGGGCGGGGTCCTTGGCCATCGCCTGCTCGACCAGCCGCCGGATCCCGGCGGGCACCTCGGCGGGCAGGGGCAGCGGCTCCTCCTGGATCTGCTTGAGGGCGATCTGCACCGAGCTCTCGCCGTCGAAGGCCCGCCGGCCGGCGAGGCACTCGTAGGCCACGGCGCCGAGGGAGTAGACGTCGCTGGCGGGCGTGGCCTTGCCGCCGGCGGCCTGCTCCGGCGACAGGTAGTGCGCCGTGCCGATGACCTGGCCCGTGCCGGTCAGCGGCACGCTCGAGGCCGACCACGCGATTCCGAAGTCGGTGAGCTTGACGACACCGTCGGTGCCCACGAGCACGTTGCCCGGTTTCACGTCGCGATGGATCACCCCGGCGGCGTGCGCCGCGGCCAGGGCCGCCGACGTCTGGCGCAGCAGGTCCAGCGTGCGGGCGGGGCTCAGCCGGCCCTCGCGCTGCAGCACCTCCGACAGCGTCTCGCCCTCGACGAGCTCCATGACGAGGTAGGCGAGCTGCTCGCCGTCCTCCTCCAGCTCGCCGTAGTCGAAGACCGAGGCGATGTTCGGGTGGTGCAGCGCCGCCGTGTGCTGCGCCTCGGCCCGGAACCGGGCACGGAAGGTCGGGTC from Blastococcus sp. PRF04-17 encodes the following:
- a CDS encoding (2Fe-2S)-binding protein, coding for MYVCHCNVVTDRDILESIANGARCVADVARDTGAGRTCGNCISSLRELVCQHCPVRAERRAETAAEPELGVAGAAR
- the bfr gene encoding bacterioferritin, whose protein sequence is MQPVSPRVVELLNDALTFELTVTNTYFLNARMLDAWGLPKLGKVFYDLSIDEMRDADDLIQRVLLFDGHPNVQRLGAIRVGETAEEMLVLALDSEKAAVAQFNASAQECHDLGDHGTAAVFEEMVRDEEKHADWFEAQLAAIERVGSPQYLAAQISTETP
- a CDS encoding ABC transporter substrate-binding protein, with the protein product MTSHTRGALALVAVLALPACASAAESDPGTTSTAAEDAAFPRTVQHAMGETEIAQRPERVVVLDTGELDSALSLGVTPVGAVTTDVSSGFLSYLAEGAADVERVGTIGEPNLEAIAALEPDLILSNKVRHQELYDELSQIAPTVFAERVGAVWKENVALAAEALGREDEAQAALDEYETAAADLGEAIGEPSGTTVSAVRFVEGAIRVYTPESFIGTVLADIGLDQLELPTAEVPTFAELSAEELTRADAEIVLYSSYGEARDSGEAAVLGGPLWPRLGAVRDGRALAVEDDVFYTGIGLTAATLILEDLGDRLG
- a CDS encoding siderophore-interacting protein, whose product is MTVEALQIPVYRPFAARVWRLQRLSPSFLRVTFTGSDLDQCAPNGFDQRIKVLLPVPGHGLADCPTGGDWYGEWRALPDERRQPMRTYTVRHWRPGPGGTGTAELDVDFVLHGSTGPASAWAERAAVGDEVALVAPNAHFPGPTGGFEWRPPAGASCLLLAGDETAVPAICAIAESLSPGQRARILLEVPTAADVLPLTVADGVEVTWLPRWPADAAVPAPHGQLLTAAVVAAVRDLPAARIPAPVTPLDDSDIDVDTGILWEVPEDGVGSSGRYAWLAGEAGMVKGLRRHLVQEAGYDRMSVAFMGYWRRGRVSD
- a CDS encoding MerR family transcriptional regulator, coding for MATVGEQSGDDRELTVDELAARVGVTVRNVRAYSARGLLPPPRMVGRTGYYGREHIARLLLVREMLAEGYSLAMIERTLDSAPATASSATLALHRALLAPWLPPEPEETTGAELAARAGVPEDSRLVDRLAELGILERRGDGTLRVLDPALLTAGLQVVGLGVPPDDLIDAQTTVNEHVREIAQTYVRMFVQTGWKAFVDAGAPPEQLERVRDTVARLQPVAAQAVLAAFRSEMAAAVEAALEQALSQLEGDR
- a CDS encoding flagellar FlbD family protein, whose amino-acid sequence is MIAVTCRNGEHFSLDPGTIARVETDPDTVVHLVDGTKYVVDLTFDQLLRVVSEHRATLLVAQKRLAGGVAEIAEHATHVRQSTMRVERRQYRRDGDEPHGSPADRAVPPHDAEA
- a CDS encoding protein kinase domain-containing protein encodes the protein MEPRGRLLGSRYELLLPLASGGMGRVWRARDTLLERPVAVKVLRSEFTGDPTFRARFRAEAQHTAALHHPNIASVFDYGELEEDGEQLAYLVMELVEGETLSEVLQREGRLSPARTLDLLRQTSAALAAAHAAGVIHRDVKPGNVLVGTDGVVKLTDFGIAWSASSVPLTGTGQVIGTAHYLSPEQAAGGKATPASDVYSLGAVAYECLAGRRAFDGESSVQIALKQIQEEPLPLPAEVPAGIRRLVEQAMAKDPALRFPDGAALRAAVDETTDGGATAPIGRVGGTGTAVLPVPVLTGVRRPLRLPRPAPDGGCPCRCCWARWPPWSSSRSSSACCAATPRRRTTAAPPPRRRPPAHNRRRPWTWWRRTWWGCRSSRCRPICSPAGCGSNWPRWSSPSRRPVWSPR